The following are encoded together in the Parabacteroides chongii genome:
- a CDS encoding ATP-dependent nuclease has translation MKLSKLCIRNFRKLNNVEINFADATFLVGANNSGKSSTLDAIEILTSEKSKLDNSCRSRFITDDGNEEINYQDDVIIEGLFIDVPKEIVQQRGFNASRLKYNEEDNTYSFKYRVRLSSDEKQHREILMHTVTLKNEYNDCQTYQALIDKGIDMSYFAGRDLTKKINASQKKELESICPEAFDVNDGEEWFENPGGIAGNVLSKLPRFLKIKADVLSDEMAADKSGTLHDLLDILFSQVREASPNYQKAVDALSELEREMDTTDPNTEFGKLMSELNKVVDGVFHKASINVETELTKPENLKAKFSASLTSNVKTPIERQGTGLIRATVFALLRYNKQREEQKAENQYRGIIIGFEEPELFLHPNAAEKMRDIIYELASDSNQIVSTTHSPYMIDLSKGNRQTLNSFRNIDHDFVSVTAFNLTEAFKEIVEDDCMRVKMIQKIDNYVSRVFFAQKVIIVEGDTEDIVFKHTINVMPMEVKKAIKENYQVVKATGKATMISFIKYLKALNVNLFVVHDEDSDTVGAAKMNAPILNALDNDETKRIMMHNCVEEELGYDSPNSDKPYCAYKFVKDWTDWSMVPENWKKIMRVIFSEYAESLQ, from the coding sequence ATGAAATTAAGTAAATTGTGTATTAGAAATTTTCGCAAACTCAATAATGTTGAAATAAACTTTGCTGATGCAACCTTTTTAGTTGGAGCAAATAATTCAGGCAAATCATCAACACTGGATGCAATAGAAATTTTAACATCTGAAAAAAGTAAATTGGATAATAGTTGTAGATCTAGATTTATTACGGATGACGGTAATGAGGAAATTAATTACCAAGATGATGTTATTATAGAAGGATTGTTTATTGATGTGCCTAAAGAGATTGTGCAACAAAGAGGTTTTAATGCTTCACGATTAAAATATAATGAAGAAGATAATACCTATTCTTTCAAATATAGGGTACGTCTTTCAAGTGATGAAAAACAACATCGTGAAATTTTAATGCACACTGTAACTCTAAAGAATGAATATAATGATTGTCAAACTTATCAGGCATTGATAGATAAAGGGATAGATATGTCTTATTTTGCAGGCCGTGATTTGACAAAGAAAATTAACGCTTCACAGAAAAAAGAATTAGAAAGTATTTGTCCTGAGGCGTTTGATGTTAATGATGGAGAAGAATGGTTTGAAAATCCTGGGGGGATTGCAGGTAATGTGCTTTCAAAATTACCACGATTTTTGAAGATTAAGGCAGATGTTTTAAGTGATGAAATGGCTGCTGATAAATCTGGTACGCTTCATGATTTACTGGATATATTATTTAGTCAAGTAAGGGAAGCATCTCCAAATTATCAGAAAGCAGTTGATGCATTGTCTGAGTTGGAAAGGGAAATGGATACAACAGATCCTAATACTGAATTTGGGAAATTAATGTCTGAATTAAATAAGGTAGTCGATGGAGTTTTTCATAAAGCTTCAATCAATGTTGAAACAGAACTGACAAAACCTGAAAATCTAAAGGCCAAATTCTCAGCATCACTTACTAGTAATGTGAAAACGCCTATTGAACGTCAGGGTACAGGGTTAATAAGGGCTACAGTGTTTGCTCTTCTTCGTTATAACAAACAGAGAGAAGAGCAAAAAGCAGAAAATCAGTATAGAGGTATTATTATAGGTTTTGAAGAGCCAGAGTTGTTTTTGCATCCTAATGCAGCGGAAAAGATGAGAGACATAATATATGAATTGGCGTCTGATAGTAATCAAATTGTTTCTACAACACATTCTCCATATATGATAGACTTATCCAAAGGAAATCGACAAACGCTTAATAGTTTTAGAAATATTGATCATGATTTTGTTTCTGTTACTGCATTTAATTTGACTGAAGCTTTTAAAGAGATAGTGGAAGACGATTGTATGCGTGTAAAAATGATTCAAAAAATTGATAATTATGTTTCAAGAGTTTTCTTTGCTCAAAAAGTGATAATAGTCGAGGGGGATACAGAAGATATTGTATTCAAACATACCATAAATGTTATGCCTATGGAAGTCAAAAAAGCCATCAAAGAAAATTATCAAGTTGTAAAAGCTACAGGTAAGGCAACAATGATTTCGTTTATTAAATATTTAAAGGCATTAAATGTCAACCTATTTGTGGTCCATGACGAAGATTCAGATACCGTTGGTGCTGCAAAAATGAATGCTCCAATACTAAACGCTTTAGATAACGATGAGACTAAGAGAATAATGATGCATAATTGTGTTGAAGAAGAATTGGGTTATGATTCTCCAAATTCTGACAAACCATATTGCGCATATAAATTTGTAAAAGATTGGACAGATTGGAGTATGGTACCAGAAAATTGGAAAAAGATTATGAGGGTTATTTTTAGTGAGTATGCGGAATCTTTACAATAG
- a CDS encoding DUF2357 domain-containing protein, translating into MELLTIKHQDFEMIVECTKFDDIWRKAKSNVGEEGLHSIYSWSEGVVSVSLSNHIGERVTIENSQKAPAVFFDNVDYPIWIEFKDYVKKAQFGSILQNENEKFSFRRQILAGFLNYGNEVGHSEIQFIYQVGTETHRFVFSFEVLSTKLNYHEHWKTIIEDIEQEYRMLSLDYMRRTFHGFSPDTSGNTPEIIWWSVFANEQQKFIKACKNIIDRPRHRLHGKDAYKRADKLTFIPSYIENELAEHRNDCAHLYRVEEHVWTNDTQENRFLKFALGQIADKYEGLKKRIEAVKNASDVMKDDMQVTLTTLKHLQRNPFFRTVGNYKGMNQESLVLQKATGYSQVYRTWNLLQRSYSLNDGIYRLQTKDIATLYEIWCFIEVSHIVKEKLHLSDKDIDHRNRMEMNGLFTWDLGKGEHSRILFKKDNVELAELIYNPKSSEHENNSVGITDLVVPTVPQKPDIVLQLTKNDLQEGMKMTYLFDAKYRIDGKDKNGVDVPPEDAINQMHRYRDAIYYKDCQSDALKKEVIGGYILFPGDGEPTDVAVSKFRKTIDEVNIGAFPLRPKDTHNRLLLEQFIEVLIQNKSHETISKVIPQKGSFVGVGNRVLIGLVTNSSRKGYLQSFMDGEATLYYTGSHFPTTIPLQDLHYFMPYFKGKGIRDVYEIIGMRTITAKEAKQIEGERGKEAKDDLRLAFDLRFVRKQYSEIQSINTSKMADNTFINTTFDELKDFIVGNV; encoded by the coding sequence ATGGAACTGCTTACCATAAAACATCAGGATTTCGAAATGATTGTCGAATGTACAAAGTTCGATGACATTTGGCGTAAGGCCAAGAGCAATGTGGGAGAAGAAGGACTACACTCTATTTATTCTTGGTCGGAGGGAGTAGTATCTGTTTCTCTAAGCAACCATATTGGAGAAAGAGTTACGATTGAGAACAGCCAAAAAGCTCCTGCCGTATTTTTTGATAATGTCGATTATCCTATTTGGATTGAATTCAAGGACTATGTGAAAAAAGCACAGTTCGGTTCCATCCTTCAAAATGAAAATGAGAAATTTTCTTTTCGCAGACAGATATTAGCCGGTTTCCTGAATTATGGCAATGAGGTTGGGCACAGTGAAATACAATTCATATATCAAGTAGGGACAGAGACCCATAGGTTTGTTTTCTCATTTGAAGTGTTAAGCACAAAGCTCAACTATCACGAGCATTGGAAAACCATTATCGAGGATATTGAGCAAGAGTACAGAATGCTTTCACTTGATTATATGCGAAGAACCTTTCATGGCTTTTCGCCCGATACAAGCGGAAATACCCCAGAAATAATTTGGTGGAGCGTATTTGCCAATGAACAACAGAAATTCATAAAGGCTTGTAAAAATATCATTGACCGCCCACGGCATCGACTACATGGAAAGGATGCTTACAAACGTGCAGACAAGCTGACATTTATCCCCTCTTACATAGAAAACGAATTGGCAGAACACAGGAATGACTGTGCTCATTTATACCGTGTAGAGGAACATGTTTGGACAAATGATACACAAGAAAACAGGTTCCTGAAATTTGCACTTGGGCAAATTGCCGATAAGTATGAAGGCTTGAAGAAGCGTATAGAAGCTGTGAAGAATGCTTCCGATGTGATGAAGGACGATATGCAAGTCACGTTAACGACACTGAAGCACCTACAGCGAAATCCTTTTTTTCGCACTGTAGGAAACTACAAAGGAATGAATCAAGAAAGTTTGGTTCTGCAAAAGGCTACCGGATATAGTCAGGTATATCGCACGTGGAACCTACTCCAACGTTCCTATTCACTGAACGATGGTATATATCGCTTGCAGACCAAAGATATAGCAACGCTTTATGAAATTTGGTGTTTCATAGAAGTAAGCCATATAGTAAAAGAAAAGCTGCACTTATCTGATAAAGATATAGACCATAGAAACCGTATGGAAATGAATGGTCTGTTTACATGGGATTTGGGTAAGGGAGAACATTCGCGCATCCTTTTCAAGAAAGATAATGTAGAACTGGCGGAGTTAATCTATAATCCGAAGAGTTCTGAACATGAAAATAATTCAGTCGGTATAACTGACTTAGTAGTGCCAACTGTTCCTCAGAAACCGGACATTGTGTTGCAGCTTACCAAAAACGATTTGCAAGAAGGAATGAAAATGACTTACCTGTTTGATGCAAAATATCGCATTGATGGAAAGGATAAAAATGGAGTCGATGTTCCACCCGAAGATGCAATCAACCAGATGCACAGATACCGTGATGCCATCTATTATAAAGATTGCCAATCGGATGCTTTGAAAAAAGAAGTGATAGGCGGTTATATCCTGTTCCCGGGTGATGGTGAACCAACTGATGTTGCCGTATCTAAGTTCCGTAAGACTATAGATGAGGTAAATATTGGAGCATTCCCACTTCGTCCCAAGGATACTCATAACCGACTACTTTTAGAGCAATTCATAGAAGTACTTATTCAAAATAAATCGCATGAAACCATATCGAAAGTAATACCACAGAAAGGTTCTTTCGTTGGTGTCGGTAATCGCGTGTTGATAGGTCTTGTGACAAACAGCAGTCGTAAGGGTTATCTACAAAGTTTTATGGATGGTGAAGCCACACTCTACTATACAGGTAGCCACTTCCCGACAACTATTCCGTTGCAAGATCTTCATTATTTCATGCCATACTTCAAAGGCAAAGGAATACGTGATGTGTATGAAATAATAGGAATGCGCACCATTACAGCGAAAGAAGCTAAGCAAATAGAGGGGGAAAGGGGGAAAGAGGCAAAGGATGATCTTAGACTTGCCTTTGACCTCCGTTTTGTACGTAAGCAATATAGTGAAATTCAGTCTATCAATACTAGTAAAATGGCAGATAACACATTTATTAATACTACGTTTGATGAGTTGAAAGATTTTATTGTAGGCAATGTTTAA